One genomic segment of Thalassospiraceae bacterium LMO-SO8 includes these proteins:
- the hemF gene encoding oxygen-dependent coproporphyrinogen oxidase produces the protein MNDATTPAADYSDAHKSRAKAWFERLRDDFCKALEDIEDAVTGPNGTSARQPGRFARKSWERPGDIAGKMGGGGVMAVMRGGRVFEKAGVNVSTVMGEFSEEFRKRIPGAAEDPRFWASGISTVIHPNSPLVPAAHMNTRMIVTTQGWFGGGGDLTPVFPDGADTDRFHGAFKAACDAHDPAYYPKFKEWCDRYFFLPHRNEARGVGGIFYDQHNTGDWDADFAFTQDVGRAFATVYPEIVRRHMNKTWTTDERDAQRVKRGRYVEFNLLYDRGTIFGLQTGGNTEAILMSLPPDVAWP, from the coding sequence ATGAACGACGCAACGACTCCCGCCGCCGATTACTCGGACGCCCATAAATCCCGCGCCAAGGCCTGGTTCGAGCGCCTGCGCGACGATTTCTGCAAGGCGCTGGAAGACATCGAGGACGCGGTCACCGGCCCCAACGGCACCAGTGCGCGGCAGCCCGGCCGGTTCGCGCGCAAATCCTGGGAACGTCCCGGCGACATCGCCGGCAAAATGGGCGGCGGCGGCGTCATGGCCGTGATGCGGGGCGGGCGGGTGTTCGAAAAGGCCGGGGTCAACGTCTCCACCGTCATGGGCGAGTTTTCTGAGGAATTCCGCAAGCGCATCCCAGGGGCGGCCGAAGACCCCCGGTTCTGGGCGTCCGGCATTTCGACCGTCATCCACCCCAATTCGCCGCTGGTGCCGGCGGCGCATATGAACACGCGCATGATCGTCACCACCCAGGGCTGGTTCGGCGGCGGCGGCGACCTGACGCCCGTGTTCCCCGACGGTGCGGATACGGACCGGTTCCATGGCGCGTTCAAGGCGGCCTGCGACGCCCACGATCCGGCCTACTATCCCAAGTTCAAGGAGTGGTGCGACCGCTACTTCTTCCTGCCGCACCGGAACGAGGCGCGGGGCGTCGGCGGCATTTTCTACGACCAGCACAACACGGGCGATTGGGACGCCGATTTCGCCTTCACCCAGGACGTCGGCCGCGCCTTCGCCACCGTCTATCCCGAGATCGTGCGCCGCCACATGAACAAGACCTGGACCACGGACGAGCGCGACGCCCAGCGCGTGAAGCGCGGGCGCTACGTGGAATTCAACCTGCTGTACGACCGGGGCACCATCTTCGGCCTGCAGACGGGCGGCAATACCGAGGCGATCCTGATGTCCCTGCCGCCGGACGTCGCCTGGCCTTGA
- a CDS encoding tRNA (cytidine(34)-2'-O)-methyltransferase, with the protein MPASVEIALYEPDIPQNTGAVMRTAACLGAALHIIEPCGFVLSDARMRRSGMDYLGHLEMHRHASWTAFREAMAGRRLVLLTTAAATRLPDFRFQAGDMLLFGRESAGVPEDVHAAADARVRIPLAPGTRSLNLAASAAMVLATALGQLGAYPGDTDTP; encoded by the coding sequence ATGCCCGCATCGGTCGAAATCGCCCTTTATGAACCCGACATTCCGCAGAACACGGGCGCCGTGATGCGCACGGCGGCCTGCTTGGGAGCGGCCCTGCATATCATCGAACCCTGCGGCTTCGTGCTGTCGGATGCCCGCATGCGGCGGTCGGGCATGGACTATCTGGGTCATCTGGAAATGCACCGCCACGCCTCCTGGACCGCGTTCCGGGAGGCGATGGCCGGCCGCCGCCTGGTGCTGCTGACCACCGCGGCCGCCACGCGCCTGCCGGATTTCCGCTTTCAGGCCGGCGACATGCTGTTGTTCGGGCGCGAAAGCGCCGGGGTGCCGGAAGATGTCCATGCCGCGGCCGATGCGCGGGTGCGGATTCCGCTCGCTCCCGGCACACGGTCCTTGAACCTGGCGGCCAGTGCGGCCATGGTTCTGGCGACGGCGCTGGGCCAGCTCGGCGCCTACCCCGGAGATACAGACACCCCATGA
- the petA gene encoding ubiquinol-cytochrome c reductase iron-sulfur subunit, whose amino-acid sequence MSDTASTPPTAEIDAQTRRDFLLVSTATVGAVGTALTLWPFVNSLNPAADTLALATTEVNLEPIKDGQSITVVWQGKPVFIRNRTAAEIEQAKKDDTAALPDPAKDADRVQKDDWLIMVGVCTHLGCIPLGQKEGEPKGDFGGWFCPCHGSHYDTSGRIRKGPAPQNLLVPNYTFASDTQVVIG is encoded by the coding sequence ATGAGCGACACGGCGAGCACCCCGCCAACCGCCGAAATCGACGCGCAGACGCGCCGCGATTTCCTACTGGTTTCCACGGCTACTGTCGGCGCGGTGGGTACCGCGTTGACCCTGTGGCCGTTTGTTAACAGCCTCAACCCGGCGGCCGACACCCTGGCCCTGGCGACCACGGAAGTGAACCTGGAGCCCATCAAGGACGGCCAGAGCATCACGGTCGTCTGGCAGGGCAAGCCGGTGTTCATCCGCAACCGCACCGCGGCCGAGATCGAACAGGCGAAAAAAGACGACACCGCGGCCCTGCCGGACCCGGCCAAGGACGCCGACCGCGTCCAAAAGGACGACTGGCTGATCATGGTCGGCGTGTGCACCCACCTGGGCTGCATTCCGCTGGGTCAGAAGGAAGGCGAGCCGAAGGGTGACTTCGGCGGCTGGTTCTGCCCCTGCCACGGATCGCACTACGACACCTCGGGCCGGATCCGCAAGGGCCCGGCGCCGCAAAACCTGCTTGTCCCGAACTATACGTTCGCGTCGGACACCCAGGTCGTGATCGGGTAA